GCAATCAGAGGGCGACCGATTTCAACGATCGCTTCTGAAAGCGCACCAGCGATGATGTACTATGGCAAGGACAGCAGTGGCGGTGGTATCTCGGAGCTGGACACGATAGCGAATGTGATCGGTCTGAAGGGTGTCGGTACGTCGTCGCTGCGCACGTTCGTCGAGATGTGGTACCACATCTTTCTGTGGGCCCTCTTCTCGTCCATTTTCGTGCACACGTGCGCGGCGGTCATTGCGTTCGTGACGCTGCGCAAGCACAAGTTCGGGCGCTTCTTTTCCATCTTCATCTTTGTGATGGGCGTCCTGTCGCCGGCGACCGGTGGCGTCGTCAACAGTACCGTCATTGCCTTTGTACACCGAGCCTCCAACTTTCAGATGTCGCCGATCGCGGCCATGATCTGGGGCGTCGGGCAGACCATCGTGTCCGCCTGCTTTGGGTTTACGCGCATCCTGGCCACACTGTAAGGGACCGACCGCCATCAACCTGCTGGCCAACCTGCCTATCCATTtgtctctccccccccccctcccctttattctccccttcccttccctcattttttctttcctccatCCGGGGTCGGAAATTACCCTTTCAACAAACTACTCATCCACTGCTACACCTGTCCtgtacacacttacacactgGTGTAATGACCCGTGCGGAGGGTGGGTTCATCCTCGTCGGAAGACTGGTATTTTGCTGCAAGCCATGTTGGTATGAATGTGATATTGAACGCGTTTTGGGAGGGGAAAATTCGCGATAAAAAGGAAAGGCACGAATacgttggcttttttttcattttgttattCCTATTCCGTCAGTTGGTTAGAGTAccagcggtggtggcggtagaAATCAAAATTTCTCTAAGGTATAAGAGGGGCACCAATGATTTTTTGAAACGTAGGTGTAGCCTGTAAACAGTAATGCATAACATATAGGCGGTAGGGAAGAAATAATGGGAAAAAGGAAACTTAACCTCCCCACTGATAGTAAAGACAGAAACGAAACACATCACAACACATCAAATCACATCACGCCAAAGGGAAAACGCAAAGGCGCGTGCAATTGACGCATTTGTTGACCGCGCTGAGCTtaggaaaattgaaaatggaACAGAACGTGAGgacgatacaaaaaaaatagcgCAACATACGTCACTGTTGCCCCGCCAGCCGTTCATAACACGTGAGACCAGGAGCGGAAGCTTCTTTGCGGAAAGCGGAAGTTTCATTTCGTATCTTGTGTCTGAGTTTGTGTTCTCTTCATAGCATTAGGTGAAATTCTAAAACAGCTAATTCCAGCGTAATGGCACACCGATTGCATATGAAAGGAGATCCACTACCAATTAGGCAATAGTTTAATGGAAGTAGAGTCGTCCCCGTTAGTTGTACAGAAGAATGGCGTAAGCTAATAAATCAATGAAAAGGAGGCGTTTAGCCACATGAACCACTCACGCGCTCCGCCGTAGTTAGTTCAGCGGCCGTAGTTAGTTCAGCGGCCGTAGTTAAGTTGAACGTTTCGCGGATAATTCCACGCGTATTCCAAACGGTCGCTTAGTGCGTCGCGTAACAACATGTGATTTTCATCCGATGGCACGATCGGGGTGGAGGCAAACAAAGATAAGCCGCGAACAAACCGTTTTCACAACGCCCAgaccgtgcgtgtgtgagtgtgtggaagAAGGCATATGGGACGGAAGACCGACAAATAAGGGAAAAGGATGAACCCAGCTTGTGTATCTAATGAATGTCCATTTGTGTCCGAGTgaatgtgtgcgcgcgcgcgtgtgtgtgtgtatgctttgAAAGCGGCTTCGGACTAGCGAAATCAATAATGAATAGCCACAATTACTATAGTAATCCATGATATGAAACGAATCGAGTAATAGTGATCCAAGTGTATCGTAAGTCAAACCTGCTAGATATATAACTATCAATCATGTACGCGGAGAGGagatgaaggaaacaaaagaaaacaaacgaacgaacgctaCGACTAGCATGCACCAAGGGCCGTTGTATTGTAAGGAAATGTTATTTTAAACCCACACACATTCTCGGTGGCTACCTTTGAGAAAATTGTGAATTGATCAAA
This sequence is a window from Anopheles merus strain MAF unplaced genomic scaffold, AmerM5.1 LNR4000746, whole genome shotgun sequence. Protein-coding genes within it:
- the LOC121602978 gene encoding transmembrane protein 170B-like isoform X2, translating into MMYYGKDSSGGGISELDTIANVIGLKGVGTSSLRTFVEMWYHIFLWALFSSIFVHTCAAVIAFVTLRKHKFGRFFSIFIFVMGVLSPATGGVVNSTVIAFVHRASNFQMSPIAAMIWGVGQTIVSACFGFTRILATL